One window of the Manihot esculenta cultivar AM560-2 chromosome 14, M.esculenta_v8, whole genome shotgun sequence genome contains the following:
- the LOC110630819 gene encoding uncharacterized protein LOC110630819: MASPPPPPPPQSPPSASNSQNSATPLISPKVEDGAVKNGVPDVLQVKPELAHFQILDSVENMDKYRRYEADYTHRLMAKYFSKKNFCGGDVFDERMRMGDETIMSSRWPCTRSFADPVKGFEEQSHDGSTSEA; the protein is encoded by the exons atggCATCGCCGCCACCGCCACCACCGCCACAATCACCTCCATCTGCCTCCAATTCCCAGAACTCCGCGACTCCATTAATTTCCCCGAAG GTTGAAGATGGTGCTGTCAAGAATGGTGTTCCCGATGTCCTCCAGGTGAAGCCCGAGTTAGCTCATTTCCA gATACTTGACAGTGTGGAAAACATGGACAAGTACAGAAGATATGAAGCTGACTACACCCATCGCCTGATGGCAAAGTACTTCTCTAAGAAGAATTTTTGTGGCG GAGATGTATTCGATGAGAGAATGAGAATGGGTGATGAAACTATAATGTCTAGCAG GTGGCCTTGTACTCGATCATTTGCTGATCCAGTGAAGGGTTTTGAGGAACAGAGCCATGATGGTTCAACGTCAGAAGCCTGA
- the LOC110600319 gene encoding uncharacterized protein LOC110600319, whose product MANISHLHRYLHHDPVDGESHHRRHHYRLPQHHHHLTADPYFPLFSSSSSGTHPPHAAIRDPSPRPGHTNFNIRTLEDDDVSDSESVILGGPDLLDRENQVSLVMDMFQHRVLQSQVTGHSSHLASDSLNELDFGDIEENYVLSMDNLELDLGLRIGLDGHESGEFQNTGRNHSHSDTNNNNDDDYSRNVVIDDDYDDNFFMERSLSGTQSCGAESTVSFCTSSVRVVGFGSDPDSEDNENSLTIDFYSGHDDVLDRVNIENDNYDNVDRDDEEDASVNIPLCWDSLQLEDDRENNEDFEWEEVDSRVDEREVLSMFVDDEQASVSISISPIIALEDMESLERGGGLGNLEWEVLLNANNLDTNLEHDHDHAAELYFGDHDDYIYTTEYETLFGHFAENENAMLGRPPAAKSVVEKLPSVFLTKEDVDNSNALCAVCNDEINVGGRARKLPCTHWYHGECILPWLAIRNTCPICRYELPTDDVDYERRKAAAQRTVTAGLHL is encoded by the coding sequence ATGGCTAACATTTCTCATCTCCACCGCTACCTCCACCATGACCCCGTCGACGGCGAGTCTCACCACCGTCGCCACCACTACCGACTGCCGCAGCACCATCATCACCTTACTGCGGACCCTTACTTCCctctcttctcctcctcctcttctggTACTCACCCCCCGCACGCCGCTATCCGCGACCCCAGCCCACGTCCCGGACACACTAATTTTAATATTCGGACACTCGAGGACGACGACGTCTCGGATTCTGAATCAGTTATCCTCGGAGGCCCGGATCTACTGGATCGCGAGAACCAGGTTAGTCTTGTAATGGATATGTTTCAACACCGGGTCCTGCAATCTCAGGTAACGGGTCATAGTTCTCATTTGGCATCTGATTCGCTTAACGAATTGGACTTTGGTGATATAGAGGAGAATTATGTATTGAGTATGGATAATTTGGAACTCGATTTAGGGTTACGGATTGGTTTAGACGGTCACGAGAGTGGTGAGTTTCAAAATACAGGCCGTAATCATAGTCACAGtgatactaataataataatgatgatgATTATAGCAGAAATGTAGTTATAGATGATGATTACGATGATAATTTCTTCATGGAGAGAAGCCTTTCCGGAACCCAATCTTGTGGGGCTGAGTCTACCGTTAGCTTTTGCACCAGTTCCGTGAGGGTTGTTGGGTTTGGATCAGATCCTGATTCAGAAGATAATGAGAATTCGTTAACTATAGATTTTTATTCAGGGCATGACGATGTTTTGGATCGTGTAAATATAGAAAATGATAATTATGATAATGTTGACCGAGATGATGAGGAAGATGCAAGCGTTAATATTCCTCTTTGTTGGGATTCGCTTCAATTGGAGGATGACAGAGAAAACAATGAGGATTTTGAGTGGGAGGAAGTGGATAGCCGCGTTGATGAGAGAGAGGTTCTAAGCATGTTTGTTGATGACGAGCAGGCCTCTGTTTCTATCTCCATTTCACCTATTATTGCCCTTGAGGACATGGAGAGTCTAGAGAGGGGAGGAGGATTGGGAAATTTGGAATGGGAAGTTTTGTTGAACGCAAACAACTTGGACACTAATCTGGAACACGACCATGACCATGCTGCTGAGCTGTATTTTGGGGATCATGATGATTATATTTACACTACTGAGTATGAGACTTTGTTTGGGCACTTTGCAGAGAATGAGAATGCTATGCTTGGTCGGCCTCCAGCAGCAAAATCTGTTGTTGAGAAGCTTCCATCTGTCTTTCTGACAAAAGAGGATGTTGACAATAGTAATGCACTTTGTGCTGTTTGTAATGACGAGATTAATGTTGGAGGCAGGGCAAGGAAGTTGCCTTGCACACACTGGTATCATGGGGAGTGCATTTTGCCCTGGCTAGCGATTAGAAATACTTGCCCAATATGTCGATATGAGTTGCCTACAGATGATGTAGATTATGAGCGGAGAAAGGCAGCAGCACAAAGAACTGTTACTGCTGGTCTGCACCTTTAA
- the LOC110600177 gene encoding uncharacterized protein LOC110600177 isoform X1, whose protein sequence is MNMKLDGQLVLFHGNIDHKSDSKLFGYNDITLDSIVFKSENGIMNEDQYAALSNMNSKESNADRLKYAVNDDDGQGASKLDYSMRMDISKTDNEKEVGGFIAPTSLTHPSLKTESFDKDTVFYVDKSVMESELPELVVCYKENTYHVVKDICIDEGVPLQDRFLFDPAVSEDNLCLILPPKDIDFEIAKERVDLNMSIPDDLKLSAEKEKSAYLTIPDVLISSEEKISKNEVSLDYDSKKLTPIGEAEVDSKEEISNVPSKEILSLGELLSMPEVGRELSQPESAHDSIDETEQQSIQRSYESTITAMASASEESESGNEPGSLVNPVVHVAEESNFSHQETVSGALALDSAAKADQGNDETGLLDNDLNSATEVSENGSGGENMANRSGGSVPESSSSKPKSAGEEDYQNCGSEHIETCLSGTDETNFVPFTSQFQYNLGETSFSAAGPLSGLISYSGPIANSGSVSLRSDSSTTSTRSFAFPILQAEWNGSPVRMVKADRKHNRKHRNWRQGLLCCRF, encoded by the exons ATGAACATGAAACTAG ATGGTCAACTAGTATTATTCCATGGAAATATCGACCATAAGTCTGACTCCAAACTTTTTGGATACAACGACATTACTTTGGATTCAATTGTATTCAAATCTGAAAATGGGATTATGAATGAAGATCAGTATGCAGCCTTAAGCAATATGAATAGCAAGGAAAGCAATGCAGATCGGCTAAAATATGCTGTAAATGATGACGATGGTCAGGGTGCTTCAAAACTTGATTATTCTATGAGAATGGATATTTCAAAAACTGATAATGAGAAAGAAGTAGGAGGTTTCATAGCACCAACATCATTGACTCATCCTTCACTGAAAACTGAATCTTTTGATAAGGACACAGTTTTCTATGTAGACAAAAGTGTTATGGAATCTGAACTTCCAGAGTTGGTAGTTTGTTACAAGGAAAATACATACCATGTCGTTAAGGACATCTGCATTGATGAGGGTGTCCCCTTGCAGGACAGGTTTTTGTTTGACCCTGCTGTGAGTGAGGATAATTTATGCTTAATTCTGCCTCCCAAGGACATAGATTTTGAGATAGCAAAAGAAAGGGTTGATCTAAATATGTCTATTCCAGATGATCTGAAACTTTcagcagaaaaagaaaaatcagccTATTTGACCATTCCTGATGTTCTAATATCTTCCGAAGAAAAGATTTCTAAAAATGAAGTTTCTCTTGACTATGATTCCAAGAAGTTGACCCCAATCGGGGAAGCAGAGGTTGATTCAAAAGAGGAAATTTCAAACGTTCCATCCAAAGAGATTTTGTCACTTGGCGAACTGCTTTCAATGCCAGAGGTGGGCAGAGAGCTTTCACAACCTGAGTCTGCTCATGACAGCATTGATGAAACTGAACAACAGTCTATTCAG AGGTCATATGAAAGCACAATCACGGCAATGGCGTCTGCGAGTGAAGAATCTGAGAGTGGCAATGAGCCAGGATCCTTGGTGAATCCTGTTGTACATGTAGCTGAAGAATCAAATTTTAGCCATCAGGAAACAGTCTCTGGAGCTCTCGCCCTGGATTCTGCAGCAAAGGCAGATCAAGGCAATGATGAAACAGGCTTATTAGACAATGATCTGAATTCTGCAACTGAGGTATCAGAAAATGGAAGCGGAGGCGAAAATATGGCAAACCGCAGTGGGGGTTCTGTGCCTGAATCAAGCTCTTCCAAACCAAAAAGTGCAGGGGAGGAGGATTATCAAAATTGTGGCTCCGAACATATTGAGACTTGCTTATCTGGGACTGACGAGACTAACTTCGTGCCATTTACAAGTCAATTTCAATACAATCTTGGGGAGACAAGTTTCTCTGCTGCAGGTCCTCTATCAGGCCTGATAAGTTATTCTGGACCAATTGCAAATTCTGGCAGTGTCTCTCTTAGATCTGATAGCAGCACAACCAGCACCCGCTCCTTTGCATTCCCCAT ATTGCAGGCGGAATGGAATGGCAGCCCTGTAAGAATGGTGAAAGCTGATCGAAAGCATAACCGGAAACATAGAAATTGGAGGCAGGGCCTTCTTTGCTGTAGATTCTGA
- the LOC110600177 gene encoding uncharacterized protein LOC110600177 isoform X2 — translation MNEDQYAALSNMNSKESNADRLKYAVNDDDGQGASKLDYSMRMDISKTDNEKEVGGFIAPTSLTHPSLKTESFDKDTVFYVDKSVMESELPELVVCYKENTYHVVKDICIDEGVPLQDRFLFDPAVSEDNLCLILPPKDIDFEIAKERVDLNMSIPDDLKLSAEKEKSAYLTIPDVLISSEEKISKNEVSLDYDSKKLTPIGEAEVDSKEEISNVPSKEILSLGELLSMPEVGRELSQPESAHDSIDETEQQSIQRSYESTITAMASASEESESGNEPGSLVNPVVHVAEESNFSHQETVSGALALDSAAKADQGNDETGLLDNDLNSATEVSENGSGGENMANRSGGSVPESSSSKPKSAGEEDYQNCGSEHIETCLSGTDETNFVPFTSQFQYNLGETSFSAAGPLSGLISYSGPIANSGSVSLRSDSSTTSTRSFAFPILQAEWNGSPVRMVKADRKHNRKHRNWRQGLLCCRF, via the exons ATGAATGAAGATCAGTATGCAGCCTTAAGCAATATGAATAGCAAGGAAAGCAATGCAGATCGGCTAAAATATGCTGTAAATGATGACGATGGTCAGGGTGCTTCAAAACTTGATTATTCTATGAGAATGGATATTTCAAAAACTGATAATGAGAAAGAAGTAGGAGGTTTCATAGCACCAACATCATTGACTCATCCTTCACTGAAAACTGAATCTTTTGATAAGGACACAGTTTTCTATGTAGACAAAAGTGTTATGGAATCTGAACTTCCAGAGTTGGTAGTTTGTTACAAGGAAAATACATACCATGTCGTTAAGGACATCTGCATTGATGAGGGTGTCCCCTTGCAGGACAGGTTTTTGTTTGACCCTGCTGTGAGTGAGGATAATTTATGCTTAATTCTGCCTCCCAAGGACATAGATTTTGAGATAGCAAAAGAAAGGGTTGATCTAAATATGTCTATTCCAGATGATCTGAAACTTTcagcagaaaaagaaaaatcagccTATTTGACCATTCCTGATGTTCTAATATCTTCCGAAGAAAAGATTTCTAAAAATGAAGTTTCTCTTGACTATGATTCCAAGAAGTTGACCCCAATCGGGGAAGCAGAGGTTGATTCAAAAGAGGAAATTTCAAACGTTCCATCCAAAGAGATTTTGTCACTTGGCGAACTGCTTTCAATGCCAGAGGTGGGCAGAGAGCTTTCACAACCTGAGTCTGCTCATGACAGCATTGATGAAACTGAACAACAGTCTATTCAG AGGTCATATGAAAGCACAATCACGGCAATGGCGTCTGCGAGTGAAGAATCTGAGAGTGGCAATGAGCCAGGATCCTTGGTGAATCCTGTTGTACATGTAGCTGAAGAATCAAATTTTAGCCATCAGGAAACAGTCTCTGGAGCTCTCGCCCTGGATTCTGCAGCAAAGGCAGATCAAGGCAATGATGAAACAGGCTTATTAGACAATGATCTGAATTCTGCAACTGAGGTATCAGAAAATGGAAGCGGAGGCGAAAATATGGCAAACCGCAGTGGGGGTTCTGTGCCTGAATCAAGCTCTTCCAAACCAAAAAGTGCAGGGGAGGAGGATTATCAAAATTGTGGCTCCGAACATATTGAGACTTGCTTATCTGGGACTGACGAGACTAACTTCGTGCCATTTACAAGTCAATTTCAATACAATCTTGGGGAGACAAGTTTCTCTGCTGCAGGTCCTCTATCAGGCCTGATAAGTTATTCTGGACCAATTGCAAATTCTGGCAGTGTCTCTCTTAGATCTGATAGCAGCACAACCAGCACCCGCTCCTTTGCATTCCCCAT ATTGCAGGCGGAATGGAATGGCAGCCCTGTAAGAATGGTGAAAGCTGATCGAAAGCATAACCGGAAACATAGAAATTGGAGGCAGGGCCTTCTTTGCTGTAGATTCTGA